The sequence below is a genomic window from Ensifer adhaerens.
TGATCGTCGCCTATGCGGTCCAGATTGTCGGGATCATCTTGCCCGTGCTCAGCCATAGTGCGATCGCAGCAATCGGCGGGGCAATCCTTTTCGGCGGCACCTTCATGGGCATCGTGGCGCTGACACTTGCGCTGGCTGGAAAGCGCAATAGCGACAACCCATCGGCCGCCATGGCGCGGCTGACATTGTCCTATGGCGTGGCGCAGATCGTCGCCCCTGCGGTCGTCGGCCGGATCGCGGAAACGACAGGCAACTATGACATCGGGATGATCATGGCGGGCGCCACGATGGCGATCGGGATCGTATTGCTCTGGGCCTACGGAAAGGCCTAGCTTCACGCAAAACCGGGATCCACTTTTGCTGGGATTGCTTCTGATCTCCCGCAATCCCGGACGCAAAACCGGGATCCACTTTTGCTGGGATTGCTTCAAGACGTCTGACGGCGAAACAGACCCTGCGTGTCGATGGACACGGACTTGAACAGCAGGCTTACGGGTTGTCCCTTTTCGAGGCCCATCCGTGCCGCCGAATGGCGCGTGACCTGCGCCAGCACCACTTCGCCGGAGCAGTCGACGGTCACCCAGACGCTTCCGCCCTGCTCGACGAGGGCGAGGACGCTACCGGTCAGCCTGTTGAGCGCGGAAAGATTGCCAGGCTCGCCGATCCCGAGAATGATATCCTGCGCGGAGATATAGACGCGAACGCGATCGCCGGGCTCGGCCGCGCCCCGCTTGAGATAGATGCGCCCCGCCCGGCTCTCAGCGACGCTCAGGCCCTCGTCGTCGAGATGATGGCTGATTGTCGCGCCGATAAAGGTTGCCGGCTCCATGTCCTGCGGCGTTGCGCCCGTGCCGCCGAGTACTGCACCCGGGTCACCTTGCGCCACCACACGTCCTTGCGCCACGGAGACGACCCGGTTGGCCAGGCGCGCCACTTCCTCCATCGCATGGCTGACATAGAGGACGGGAATGCCGGTCTCGTCGCGAATGAATTCGAGGTGCGGGAGGATTTCCGCCTTGCGGGCCGGGTCGAGCGCCGATAGCGGCTCGTCCATGATGAGAAGCGAAGGCGCGGAAAAGAGCGCACGGCCGATGGCGACACGGCTTTTCTCCCCGCCAGACAGGCCGGCCGGGCGCCGATCGAGGAGGTGGCCGATGCCGAGCAGTTCGATCAGGCGGCCATCCGAGGCTTCGTCCGTGCGCACGGGGCGGAAGTGGCGTGCATAATGCAGGTTCTGCCGCACCGTCATATGCGGGAAAAGGCGGCCGTCCTGAAAGACATAGCCCACGCGGCGGCGATCTGCGGACAGAAAGATCTTCCTCTGGCTGTCGAACCAGGTTTCTCCGTTGAACCTCACGCAACCCGCCTCGGGCCGTACAAGGCCGGCGGCAATATTGGCGATCGTGGTCTTGCCTGAGCCTGAGGGCCCGATCAGCGCGGTCAAGCCCTCGCCTGCCGACAAGGCCGCTTCAAGCCGGAACTCCCCCTGCTGATGGCGGATGTCGATCTCAAGCATCGCGCCCCTCCGTGCGCGCCTGCACGCGACGCGCCAGAAGCTCCGAGGCAAGAAGGGCGGCAAGCGACACCACCACGGAGATGAGCGTGAGGCGCATTGCGCCCGCGTCCCCACCGGGCACCTGCGTGTAACCGTATATCGCCGCCGCAAGCGTCTTCGTCTCGCCCGGAATGGCGGAGACAAAGGTGATGGTCGCACCGAATTCGCCCATGGCCTTGGCAAAGGCAAGAATGGTTCCGGTGACAACGCCGGGCATGATCAACGGGAGCGTAACGGTCCGGAACACATTGAACCGGCTGGCGCCGAGCGTGGCGGCGGCCGATTCCAGCCCCCGGTCGAGGCCTTCGATGGAGAGGCGGATCGCCCGCACCATAAGCGGAAAGCCCATGACGGCGGCGGCAAGCGCCGCACCCGTCCAGCGGAAGGAAAGCACGATTCCGAAAGCCTGATCGAGCACGGCACCGATGGCGCCCTTGCGGCCGAAGAGGATGAGCAGGATGTAACCGGTCACGACCGGCGGAAGGATCAACGGCAGGTGGACAAGACCGTTCAGCACGCTCTTGCCCGGAAATGTCTTGCGCGCCAGCACCCAGGCGACAGCAATGCCGAATGGCAGGCTCGCAGCGCTCGCCACCACCGCGACCTTGAGGCTGATCGCCAATGCGATCCAGTCATCTTCAGACAATATCATTCCGTTGCCGTATGTCGGTCTTCACTTGCCCGACAATACCGTAAAGCCCTGTCCCGTGAAGGCGGTTTCGGCCTTTTTCGAGTGCAGATATTTCTGGAACTCGCTGGCCAGCGCCGGCGCGTTCTTCAACGCGGCTACGGGATAGATGATCGGCTCGTGCGAGCTTTCCGGAAAGGTGCCGAGGACCTTGACACCGGTATCGGCCCGGCTGTCTGTCATGTAGACGATGCCCAGCGGGGCCTCGCCGCGGGAGACAAGAAGAAGGGCAGCACGGACGTTTTCTGCTTCCGCCAGCTTGTCTTTGACCCCGTCCCAGGCACCGAGGTTCGTCAGCGCCTGCTTGGCATAGATGCCGGCCGGCACGCTTTCAACGGCTCCCACGGCAAGGCGCCCGCCTGCAAGCGCACCGGCGAGGTCGAAGCCCTTGGCGATCTCGTAGGTTTTGGCGGCGTCCTTGGGGCCGACTAGAACAAGAGCGTTGCCGAGGAGGTTCTCGCGGCTGTCCTTCCTGATGAGGTCGCCCTTGGCCAGATAGTCCATCCACTTGAGATCGGCGGAAATGAAGAGATCGGCGGGCGCGCCGGCCTCCACCTGCTTGGCGAGAGCGGAACTTGCCGCGTAGGTCAGCACCACGTCATTGCCCGTCTCGGCCTTCCAGTCCTTGGCGATGCCGTCCAGCGCATTCTTGAGGCTTGCAGCGGCGAAGACCCTCACCTCGCCGGCAACCGCGCCGGTTGCGCTGAACACACTCAGTGCCATGACTGTTGCGGCCAGAAGGCCGGCGGCGAAACAACGACGACGCATGTCGATCTCTCCTATCGTTATCTCCAAATGGATATAACGACTTTCAACGGAAAGCAACCGGGCAAAGCGGCACCAAGATCAGCCGAGCTTGAGCTGTGAAAGGGTAAAGAGGGTATCAGCGCTCAAGGAGGCGCCGCTGCTATTGGACGACAGGATCGACAATGCCGAAGCACCGCCGCTCACGGAGCTGTTCTGGATGTCGTAGAGCGCCGTGAATTTCTTGACCATATCGGTGACCTTGGACGGATCGGACAGGTCCTTGAGGTTCATCACCTGATTGACCTTGGCCGCCTGCGTGTCGATGGGCAGGGTCGAGAAACCATCAGGCAGGTTGTTGCTGGTCTTGAAGAACTGCAGCAACGCCTGGTCTGCGAGAATGTCGTAGGCCGAGGTGATGGTCGGGGCCATGCGCTGGAAATAGAGCGCAAGGCGCGTTCCGGCATTGTCATCGCCCGCTTCGGTTTCCAGCGTCTGCTGGTAGTAGTTGTCCACGGTGGCGATGCGGGCGCGGCGATCCATGGCGCCGGACTGGTCAGTCGTCGCGATCTTGCCGGTCTTGTTGTCGAAATTGAACGCGCCCGCCATCTGCGCCCAGCGCTGGTCGGGCTGTGTATTGGCGAAGCTCTGGGGATCGCTGAGATCGGATGAAAAGACCTTCTGCAGAAAGTCCTTCGTCACCTTGGTCGGATCGAAGCCATAGGAGCCGACCATCACCTTGACGAGCTTGCTATCGGACAGAAGTTCGCCGACCGAGTCGACCCCCTGGATCGTCTTCGTGTAATAGTTCATGTCATCGGTCGCCGGGGCCTTTGCCGCGGTATTGCCATAGCGCGTCTGCATCTTGACGTAGTTTTGCGCCATGATGGTGATTTCGGCCTGCGACTGTGCCAGGCGCGGGGCGCTGATCTTGCCGTCCTTGTCGAAATTGTACTCCTTGGCAAGCGCCAGATAACGCTTATCGGAGAGCTGGTTCACGTAGCTCTTCGGGTCGTTGACGTCGCTTTCCAGAACCATCTTGATCTTGATCTGCGACTCGTCCTGGGCCGCCAGGCCCACGGAATGCAGCGCGAAGCTATAGAGCGCGGAATTGTTGACGAGGTCGTCGACCTTCTTCACCTGGCCGATATGCGTGCCATAATAATTGTAGATCGTCGCGTCGTTGGCGTCGTCGTCCTTGCTGTAACTGGACAGGTATCTGTTCTGCAGCTTTGAAAGGTTATCGCTCGTCATGGCCGAGTCGCCGGCCTTCACATTCCCGCTCGTATCGAAGTTGAACATCTTGGCGACGGCGGTCCATGTCGCCCCGCCCTGCTGATTGGCATAGTTGTTGGGGGTCGAGGTATCGCTGGTGACGATATTCTGAAAGGTTGTCCCCATCATGCCGGAATCCAGGCCCAGCGCCGTCTTGACCAGCGAGAACAGCCGATCATTGCTGGTGATGTCGCTGACCTTCGTCACCTTCGCCATCTGATCTGCCAGATAGGTGTTGTTCAGCTGCGCCGCCGCCGGCGTCACGTGGCTCGGCACCGTGGTGATGTAGGTCTCGGTCATCTTGTCGACCTGGGCCGAGGTCTGTGCCGTCGTGCCGCTGTCGAGCCCGCCGCTTGCGTTGAAGTTGAAGGCGTTGCGCAACTCCAGCGCCTTCTGCTTCAGGAGGTAACGCGGCCCGGTATCCGTGGGCAGGGTGTTGACATAGCTCGTGCTGTCGTTGACGTCGCTGGTCAGCACCTTCTTGACGAAATCGCGCGTGTAGGTGTTGGGGTCTAGCCCTACGGACTCCATTGCATAGGTGTAGAGCTTGGTGTCGTTCATCAGACCGTCGACGGTCTTCACGGAGGTAATCGCCTTCTTGTAATAGGCGGTATCCGTGGCGACGGCGGCCTCTTCCTGATCCAGCTGATCCTTGTAGGCCTGGACGGTCGAGTCCTTCTGCGCAGTGGTCTGCACGGTCGCGGTGGCCTTGCCGAACTGGAAGGCGTTGGCAAAGTCGCGATATTTCTGATCGGAGAGCCGATTGACGAAGCTTTGCGGGTCGGTGAGATCGCTGTCCAGAACCTTCTTCATGAAGGCCTTGGCATAAGTCATGTCATCGAGCCCGTAGGCCTTCATCGCGTAGGAATAAAGGCGATAATCGCCCATGAAATCGTCGACGCTCGAGACCTTGCCGATATTGGACTGGAAATAATCGGTCTCGCGCTTGGTCTGCCCTTCGGACGCAACGCGGTTCAGGGACTTGGTCATGTCCCTGGCGATCAGATCATAGCTGAGAAAGGTCGAAACCATCCGGCGACTTCCGCACGCATTGCTGGAGCTCGGAGACTACACGAGAAACCTTGCCCAAACCTTTAAGGAGGAATGAAGAAGGCGAACGTTCGCGTTCATACTCCCTCAACCGTGTCGGCTTCGACTTCGATAACCATCCGGGAATGCAAAGATTTCTTAACCGCGAATATTAAGTCAGACGGAAGATCAGCCCGCTAACTTCTCCCTACCAAGAGGGCAAAAGCCCCGGAAGAAGAGCCCCAGGCTCTCAAGGAAAACAGGGTGTAATGAACATGCGCAACGTAGCAATGGGCCCGATCTGGGCCGAGGCAACCTTTCGGCTCGATCCGAAACACTTGCCCCAGCAGGTGTCCTATTCTGGACAATCCAATGCCGGCGACGTCTCGATCACGCTTGACGAGCGTGGCGCGGTCCTCAAGAAGCGTCTGCCTTCCAGCGGCCTTCCGATTTCCTTCGCACTGCCGGCCCGCACCTTCCGCGGCGTGGCCGCCCGGGCCATCGATCACGGTGACGGCCGCGTGACCGTGACGCTGGAACTGCATCATGACGATCCGGAGCTCAGCATTCCGCTGCTGGTCGCTCACGATCTCTGCGACATCGCCGCCGATTGGCGCAGCTGGGCCGATGCCTACAACATTCCGATGCTGATGGTGGAGGCCGATGGCGTTGCCCGTCCGCTCGAAGAGCACCTGACCAATATCGCAAACAAGAACTCGGCGCCGCGCCGCCGGCACTCCTACTTCGCCGAGCGCCGCCCGCGCTTCCTTGTCCGCCGCTCGATCGGCCAACTGGGTGTGACGATGAAGATCGAGGGCCGGGAAATCATCGCCCGGAACTAAAGACCCCTGAAAAGCATTCAAAGAGGACTCCAGTCACTCTTGGGCCGGCCTTTTCCCCTGAAGGTCGGCCCTTTTTCTTGTCTGGTCAGGCGAAGGGGATCGAAATCACCAGCCCAAGAAAGATGATCGCACCCACCTTGCTGTTGAACTTGAACAGCGACAGGCACTGTATCGGGTCATCGATATTCAGGACCACGACCTGATAGCCGAAAAGAACTGCGGCGACGAGAAGCCCGAGATAGGCAATGAACGGAACGCCGGCGAGCGCGAAGGCGAGCGCGAGCAAAACGACCGTCATTCCGTAAAGCCCGACCAGCCAGGATTTCGTCTGCTCACCGAAAAGCCGCGCGGTGGACCGGACACCGATCAACGCGTCGTCCTCCTTGTCCTGATGGGCATAGATCGTGTCATAACCGATCGTCCAGGCAATCGCGCCAGCATAGAGAACGACTGCAGCCAGCGACAGCGAGCCAAAGCTGGCCGCCCAGCCCATCAGCGCACCCCATGAAAACGCCAGGCCGAGGAAAAACTGCGGCCAATCGGTAAA
It includes:
- a CDS encoding molybdate transport system ATP-binding protein, coding for MLEIDIRHQQGEFRLEAALSAGEGLTALIGPSGSGKTTIANIAAGLVRPEAGCVRFNGETWFDSQRKIFLSADRRRVGYVFQDGRLFPHMTVRQNLHYARHFRPVRTDEASDGRLIELLGIGHLLDRRPAGLSGGEKSRVAIGRALFSAPSLLIMDEPLSALDPARKAEILPHLEFIRDETGIPVLYVSHAMEEVARLANRVVSVAQGRVVAQGDPGAVLGGTGATPQDMEPATFIGATISHHLDDEGLSVAESRAGRIYLKRGAAEPGDRVRVYISAQDIILGIGEPGNLSALNRLTGSVLALVEQGGSVWVTVDCSGEVVLAQVTRHSAARMGLEKGQPVSLLFKSVSIDTQGLFRRQTS
- a CDS encoding molybdate transport system permease protein, producing the protein MILSEDDWIALAISLKVAVVASAASLPFGIAVAWVLARKTFPGKSVLNGLVHLPLILPPVVTGYILLILFGRKGAIGAVLDQAFGIVLSFRWTGAALAAAVMGFPLMVRAIRLSIEGLDRGLESAAATLGASRFNVFRTVTLPLIMPGVVTGTILAFAKAMGEFGATITFVSAIPGETKTLAAAIYGYTQVPGGDAGAMRLTLISVVVSLAALLASELLARRVQARTEGRDA
- a CDS encoding molybdate transport system substrate-binding protein, coding for MRRRCFAAGLLAATVMALSVFSATGAVAGEVRVFAAASLKNALDGIAKDWKAETGNDVVLTYAASSALAKQVEAGAPADLFISADLKWMDYLAKGDLIRKDSRENLLGNALVLVGPKDAAKTYEIAKGFDLAGALAGGRLAVGAVESVPAGIYAKQALTNLGAWDGVKDKLAEAENVRAALLLVSRGEAPLGIVYMTDSRADTGVKVLGTFPESSHEPIIYPVAALKNAPALASEFQKYLHSKKAETAFTGQGFTVLSGK